The Gymnodinialimonas sp. 57CJ19 genome includes a window with the following:
- a CDS encoding FMN-binding negative transcriptional regulator, translating into MHPNPAFRQEPTFTNVGLCRKRGFGTLCLNGDPAPMIAHVPFFLNDIGDTAELHLVRSNPIARAVKDATPAVIAVNGPDSYVSPDWYSIPNQVPTWNYVAVHMRGLLHPMAPEETRAHIDRISGHFEDRLAPKKPWTTAKMQADLLEKLQRQIISFRFEVQEVEGTWKLNQNKPDMARQDAAGAIKHSPIGHEVETLSALMTGGVPSIDKDAPLTYI; encoded by the coding sequence ATGCATCCGAATCCGGCTTTTCGCCAAGAACCTACTTTCACTAACGTCGGCCTGTGCCGGAAGCGGGGTTTTGGGACGCTTTGCCTCAATGGCGACCCCGCCCCAATGATTGCCCATGTGCCGTTTTTTCTGAACGACATCGGCGACACGGCCGAGCTTCACCTGGTGCGTTCCAACCCGATTGCGCGGGCGGTGAAGGACGCGACCCCTGCGGTGATCGCCGTGAATGGCCCCGATAGCTATGTCTCACCTGATTGGTACAGCATCCCCAATCAGGTGCCGACGTGGAACTACGTAGCTGTCCACATGCGCGGCTTGTTGCACCCGATGGCTCCTGAAGAAACCCGTGCCCACATTGACAGGATTTCCGGCCATTTTGAGGACCGCTTGGCCCCGAAAAAGCCGTGGACCACGGCGAAGATGCAGGCAGACCTGTTGGAGAAGTTGCAGCGGCAAATCATCTCTTTCCGGTTTGAGGTTCAAGAGGTGGAGGGGACCTGGAAGCTCAACCAGAACAAACCCGACATGGCCCGGCAAGATGCAGCAGGCGCGATCAAGCACTCTCCGATCGGGCATGAGGTTGAAACGCTCAGTGCGCTGATGACCGGTGGTGTTCCGTCGATTGATAAGGACGCGCCGCTAACCTACATCTAG
- a CDS encoding GNAT family N-acetyltransferase: MKIALADTDAARQACFDIRRAVFIEEQQIPEAEEWDADDATCLHYLAGDGAGTARVIPRGDTAKIGRVAVMKAHRGTGLGARIMQTLMEDAKARGFTAAELESQVYAIAFYERLGFVAEGPDYDDGSGILHRLMRAKL; the protein is encoded by the coding sequence ATGAAGATCGCTCTCGCGGACACGGACGCTGCGCGGCAGGCATGTTTCGACATTCGCCGCGCGGTGTTCATCGAAGAACAGCAAATCCCCGAGGCCGAGGAATGGGACGCCGATGATGCCACCTGTCTGCATTATCTGGCCGGGGATGGCGCAGGCACGGCGCGGGTGATCCCGCGGGGCGACACTGCCAAGATCGGTCGCGTTGCGGTGATGAAAGCCCATCGCGGCACGGGCCTTGGGGCGCGGATCATGCAGACGTTGATGGAAGACGCAAAGGCGCGGGGCTTCACCGCCGCCGAACTCGAATCGCAAGTCTACGCGATTGCGTTTTATGAGCGGTTGGGCTTCGTCGCCGAGGGGCCAGATTATGACGACGGCTCTGGCATCCTGCACCGCTTGATGCGTGCAAAGCTGTAG
- a CDS encoding glutathione S-transferase, whose amino-acid sequence MELLGSDASPFVRKARVLVAEAGIIDVPYVQVTATPMGGEDRLNSANPLGKIPALAREDGPTIYDSNVVCRFLDDRAQAGFYPAGRLWECLTLEATGDGIMEAAVGIVYEKRLRPEELWWNDWFDAQWVKVTRSLDALERQWMSHLYGPVDMGQISVACALGYLDLRHKDRDWRAGRDALATWYAKFAERPSMVGTAPE is encoded by the coding sequence ATTGAACTTCTGGGCTCTGATGCCTCTCCGTTCGTGCGCAAGGCGCGGGTTTTGGTGGCAGAGGCGGGCATTATCGATGTGCCTTACGTGCAGGTGACGGCCACGCCCATGGGCGGCGAAGACCGCCTGAACTCGGCCAATCCTCTGGGCAAAATTCCGGCGTTGGCGCGTGAAGATGGCCCCACGATCTATGACAGCAACGTCGTGTGCCGTTTTCTGGATGATCGTGCGCAAGCGGGCTTCTACCCGGCGGGTCGCCTTTGGGAATGTCTGACGCTGGAGGCGACGGGTGATGGCATCATGGAGGCCGCCGTCGGCATCGTCTATGAAAAGCGCCTGCGCCCGGAAGAGCTGTGGTGGAACGATTGGTTCGACGCTCAATGGGTGAAGGTCACCCGGTCCCTTGATGCGTTGGAACGGCAATGGATGAGCCATCTGTATGGTCCTGTTGATATGGGCCAGATCAGCGTCGCCTGTGCGCTTGGTTATCTGGACCTGCGCCACAAGGACCGCGATTGGCGGGCCGGGCGCGATGCTTTGGCGACGTGGTACGCCAAGTTTGCCGAGCGTCCCTCGATGGTGGGCACCGCGCCGGAATGA
- a CDS encoding MerR family transcriptional regulator: MRIGELAQKSGVSRDTIRFYERNGLLTSTVEDSETNSYRNYRDDCLVWLQFFTGARDAGVSVADLRSIVEATAESCDREVARGVIQHKIEELKERADQIGQVIGFLENTLSGSE, translated from the coding sequence ATGCGCATAGGCGAACTTGCACAGAAATCAGGCGTTAGCCGGGACACCATCCGGTTTTATGAACGCAACGGTCTTCTCACGTCGACCGTCGAAGACAGTGAGACAAACAGCTACCGCAACTACAGGGATGATTGCCTCGTCTGGTTGCAGTTTTTCACAGGCGCACGAGATGCGGGCGTGTCAGTTGCTGATCTGCGCTCCATTGTGGAGGCCACCGCAGAAAGTTGCGATCGTGAGGTCGCGCGCGGCGTCATCCAACACAAGATCGAAGAGTTGAAAGAGCGGGCAGACCAGATCGGGCAGGTAATCGGGTTTCTTGAGAACACTTTGTCTGGCTCGGAATGA
- a CDS encoding FAD-dependent oxidoreductase, protein MTKRIIIVGGGYVGVQLAKALDGKADVTLIEPRSHFVHAPAMIRAVVDPQVLEQGLVPYDKLLKNGEMLRARAKSIHAAGVTLEDGTDVPGDYIVVATGSSNAMPFKPVGDDIDAFRAENARIHGMLETAQSVAIVGAGAVGTELAGEIAHFMPDKKVTLISSEPSLFPTMPSKLGAAPNGKLKEAGVTTIFGARAENLESMTEPYAGALQLSNGDSIVADLIFPAIGSRASSAVFETLPGSTKGAANRVKTDPWLRPSDLPNVFAAGDVVEAGDAMTIVAVSRQAPWLEKMLTSLIKGKKVEEVAKYKPWSKAPFLVPLGPQKGNSYLVMFTAGDTITRLMKGKDLFVSKYRKMLNQT, encoded by the coding sequence ATGACAAAACGCATCATTATCGTCGGTGGGGGCTATGTTGGCGTGCAACTGGCCAAGGCGCTAGATGGCAAGGCAGATGTGACGCTGATTGAGCCTCGCAGCCACTTTGTCCACGCCCCTGCAATGATCCGGGCAGTTGTTGATCCACAGGTTCTGGAGCAGGGATTGGTCCCCTATGATAAATTGCTCAAGAACGGTGAAATGCTTCGGGCACGTGCCAAAAGCATCCATGCCGCAGGTGTCACGCTTGAAGACGGGACCGACGTGCCCGGGGATTACATCGTCGTCGCGACAGGATCTAGCAATGCGATGCCGTTCAAGCCTGTAGGTGATGACATTGACGCTTTTCGCGCGGAAAACGCGCGTATCCATGGGATGCTGGAAACCGCGCAAAGTGTAGCCATCGTTGGCGCGGGTGCTGTCGGGACAGAATTGGCCGGCGAAATCGCGCATTTCATGCCAGATAAGAAGGTCACGCTGATTTCCTCAGAACCGTCGCTATTTCCGACCATGCCATCAAAACTTGGGGCTGCCCCGAATGGTAAACTCAAGGAAGCTGGCGTGACGACGATTTTCGGTGCGCGGGCCGAAAACCTTGAGAGTATGACAGAGCCTTATGCTGGGGCACTTCAACTTAGCAACGGTGACAGTATTGTTGCCGATTTGATCTTCCCTGCGATTGGGTCTCGCGCCTCGTCAGCCGTTTTTGAGACTCTGCCTGGCAGCACAAAAGGTGCCGCGAATAGGGTCAAGACTGACCCGTGGTTACGTCCTTCCGACCTGCCCAATGTCTTTGCCGCTGGTGATGTTGTTGAGGCAGGAGATGCGATGACAATCGTTGCCGTCAGCCGCCAAGCACCTTGGTTGGAGAAGATGCTGACATCGCTGATCAAAGGTAAGAAGGTCGAGGAAGTGGCCAAGTACAAGCCGTGGAGCAAAGCGCCTTTCCTGGTCCCCCTGGGGCCGCAAAAAGGGAATTCCTATCTCGTAATGTTCACCGCCGGAGACACGATTACACGCCTCATGAAGGGCAAGGACCTGTTTGTGTCCAAGTATCGAAAGATGCTGAACCAGACGTGA
- the dapF gene encoding diaminopimelate epimerase: protein MPDPVSPSGLTFLKMHGLGNDFVVIDARDGGRVVTPALARGLGDRHRGVGFDQLAVVEAGDDSDLRLTFWNADGSVAGACGNATRCVARREMELTGRDHITLRTERGLLEAVDAGDGLTSVNMGAPLLEWQDVPLAHECDTLSLPIDGTPVATGMGNPHCTFFVEDADAVDLEALGARFEHDPLFPQRTNVQFAHVIGPDHLRMRVWERGVGVTLASGSSSCAVAVAAVRRGLTGRRVRLTLDGGEIAIDWREDGVWMTGPTAHVFTATLTPAFLDALT from the coding sequence ATGCCTGATCCTGTTTCCCCTTCCGGTCTGACGTTTTTAAAGATGCACGGCCTTGGCAATGACTTCGTGGTCATTGATGCCCGCGACGGTGGCCGCGTGGTGACGCCTGCGCTGGCGCGGGGCTTGGGGGATCGACACCGCGGTGTCGGGTTCGATCAATTGGCGGTGGTTGAAGCGGGCGATGACAGTGACCTGCGGCTGACGTTCTGGAACGCCGATGGCTCTGTTGCCGGTGCTTGCGGCAACGCAACCCGCTGTGTTGCCCGGCGCGAGATGGAGTTGACGGGCCGCGACCACATCACCCTACGGACCGAGCGGGGGCTGCTGGAGGCGGTTGACGCGGGCGACGGGCTGACCTCGGTCAACATGGGCGCGCCGCTTCTGGAATGGCAGGACGTGCCGCTGGCCCACGAATGCGATACGTTGAGCTTGCCGATTGACGGCACGCCGGTGGCGACGGGCATGGGCAATCCCCATTGCACCTTCTTCGTGGAAGATGCCGACGCCGTCGACCTGGAAGCCCTTGGCGCGCGCTTTGAACATGATCCGCTTTTCCCCCAGCGCACCAACGTCCAGTTTGCCCATGTGATCGGGCCGGATCATCTGCGGATGCGGGTGTGGGAACGGGGCGTTGGGGTTACCCTAGCCTCGGGTTCTTCGTCTTGTGCCGTGGCCGTGGCCGCCGTGCGCCGGGGGCTGACCGGGCGCCGCGTGCGCCTGACGCTGGACGGCGGAGAGATTGCAATTGATTGGCGCGAGGATGGCGTCTGGATGACAGGCCCCACGGCCCATGTCTTCACTGCGACGCTGACGCCCGCCTTCCTTGATGCGCTGACATGA
- the petA gene encoding ubiquinol-cytochrome c reductase iron-sulfur subunit produces the protein MSDTQDPSGDRRDFLYYATAGTGVVVTGAAAWPLVNSMNPSADVQAASQLRVDVSGVEPGTQLTVLFLGKPIFIRRRTEEEIEAGRAVEMSELVDTDARNANAAGEDAADINRTLVTPDGENTGEWLVMQGVCTHLGCVPIGDGAGDFGGWFCPCHGSHYDTAGRIRRGPAPENLPVPPAEFLDDSTILLG, from the coding sequence GTGTCAGATACACAGGATCCGTCCGGCGACCGCCGGGATTTTCTGTACTACGCCACCGCTGGTACTGGTGTTGTTGTTACAGGTGCGGCCGCTTGGCCGCTGGTAAACTCCATGAACCCCTCCGCCGATGTGCAGGCTGCCAGCCAGCTGCGCGTTGACGTGTCGGGGGTAGAGCCGGGCACTCAGCTGACCGTGCTGTTTCTTGGTAAGCCGATTTTCATCCGTCGCCGCACGGAAGAAGAAATTGAAGCTGGCCGCGCCGTAGAGATGAGCGAGCTTGTCGATACCGACGCCCGCAACGCCAACGCCGCCGGTGAAGACGCCGCAGATATCAACCGTACGCTGGTCACGCCCGATGGCGAGAACACCGGTGAATGGCTGGTGATGCAGGGCGTGTGTACGCACCTTGGCTGCGTGCCAATCGGTGACGGCGCTGGCGACTTCGGCGGGTGGTTCTGCCCCTGCCACGGGTCGCACTACGACACCGCCGGCCGTATCCGTCGTGGGCCTGCGCCTGAAAACCTGCCGGTTCCGCCAGCAGAGTTCCTCGACGATTCCACAATTTTGCTCGGTTAA
- the mtaB gene encoding tRNA (N(6)-L-threonylcarbamoyladenosine(37)-C(2))-methylthiotransferase MtaB, which yields MSLPNHKPPVFHTLGCRLNAYETEAMREMTDAAGLQNAVVVNTCAVTAEAVRKARQEIRKLKRDNPDAKLIVTGCAAQTEPATFEAMGEVDLVLGNTEKMNPETWTGMAADFIGDTEKVRVNDIMSVTETAEHLIDGFGTRSRAYVQVQNGCDHRCTFCIIPYGRGNSRSVPAGVVVDQIKRLVDRGFNEVVLTGVDMTSWGADLPGEPKLGDLVMRILKLVPDLPRLRISSIDSIEVDENLMQAIATEPRLMPHLHLSLQHGDDLILKRMKRRHLRDDAIAFCQEARRLRPDITFGADIIAGFPTETDAHFANSLKLVEECDLTWLHVFPYSPREGTPAARMPAVDGPTIKARAKRLRDAGEAAVTAHLNKQVGQVHRILMENPRMGRTEQFTEVRFASDQPEGQIVTAKIAGIDGNSLRAQG from the coding sequence ATGAGCTTGCCCAACCATAAGCCGCCCGTGTTTCACACGCTGGGCTGTCGCCTGAACGCCTACGAGACCGAGGCGATGCGCGAAATGACCGATGCCGCTGGTTTGCAGAACGCCGTGGTGGTCAACACCTGCGCCGTCACGGCCGAGGCTGTGCGCAAGGCCCGCCAAGAGATCCGGAAGCTGAAGCGCGACAACCCCGATGCCAAGCTGATCGTCACCGGCTGCGCCGCCCAGACCGAACCCGCCACGTTTGAGGCGATGGGAGAGGTGGACCTTGTCCTGGGCAATACCGAGAAGATGAACCCCGAAACCTGGACCGGCATGGCCGCTGATTTCATTGGCGACACCGAAAAGGTGCGCGTCAACGACATCATGTCGGTGACCGAGACGGCCGAGCATTTGATCGACGGGTTCGGCACCCGCTCCCGCGCCTATGTGCAGGTGCAAAACGGCTGTGACCACCGCTGCACCTTCTGCATTATTCCTTACGGTCGCGGGAACTCTCGTTCGGTTCCGGCGGGCGTCGTGGTGGATCAGATCAAACGTCTCGTGGATCGTGGCTTTAACGAGGTGGTGCTGACCGGGGTTGATATGACCTCTTGGGGGGCGGACCTGCCGGGGGAGCCGAAGCTGGGCGATCTGGTGATGCGTATCCTGAAGCTGGTGCCGGACCTGCCGCGCCTGCGGATCAGCTCGATTGATAGTATCGAGGTGGACGAAAACCTGATGCAGGCCATCGCGACAGAGCCGCGCTTGATGCCGCATCTACATTTGTCGTTGCAGCACGGTGATGATCTGATCTTGAAGCGCATGAAGCGCCGCCACCTGCGCGACGATGCAATTGCCTTCTGCCAGGAGGCCCGCCGCCTGCGCCCCGACATCACCTTTGGCGCCGATATTATCGCGGGCTTCCCGACCGAGACCGACGCCCATTTCGCCAATTCCCTGAAGCTGGTGGAAGAATGTGACCTGACGTGGCTCCACGTTTTCCCCTATTCGCCCCGCGAAGGCACGCCCGCCGCCCGAATGCCCGCTGTCGATGGGCCCACGATCAAGGCGCGGGCCAAGCGGTTGCGCGACGCCGGTGAAGCCGCCGTCACGGCGCATCTCAACAAACAGGTCGGGCAGGTTCATCGGATCTTGATGGAGAATCCCCGCATGGGCCGGACCGAGCAATTTACCGAAGTACGTTTTGCCAGCGATCAGCCGGAGGGCCAGATCGTGACCGCGAAAATTGCGGGTATCGACGGGAACAGCCTGCGGGCCCAAGGGTGA